The region ATCAAGTGTATAATATGCTTCTTGTTGTCCATAAGTACTTAAAATATCACTTGTATTAAGCCTATTAGCATCAAGAACTGCTAAACCCTTTAAAGCTTTTTCAATATCAAGTATGCCCTGCCCAAAAAGAGCTTCTTTACTAACACTACGCACAGCCTCATAGCCTTGCATAGGAGTATGATTTGTAATAAGATTATTTGTAATATTATCAGCCTCAGTTGAAGAATACCCAGCACTTTGTAAATCCGCCTTAATCCTAGCAATATCAGTGGCATTTGGGGCATTAGCTGTATCGATATAAATGATAGTATAATACACTTTTTGTGAAATAGTTGTTTCTTTTACAGTGAGCTTTGGGGCTTCATAGTCTTTATTTGCAGTGCTTAAAAGCACATCAGCAATTTGCTTTCCATTTAAAAAGCTAAATTTTTGAGCCACTAAAGCAGCTGCTCCACTAACCATAGGTGCAGCCATGGAAGTTCCACTTTTTACTGCGTATAAGCTTTGTCCAGAGCTTGCAAAATTTGAGTTGACATTACTCACACCTGTTCCTGGTGCGACTAGAGAAAAATTTTCAGCTCCTAAAAGAGCATTACTATATGATGCTAAGCCTTTAGCTGAAACCTCAAGCTTTCCACTTGTGGCATTTTTACTCACAAAAGGCGAATCCAAAGCTCCAACTACAAGATAACTTCTTATCTCCTCATCATAACGAGGTATCATGCCATTAAGTCCAGCACTTATAATACCCTCATTTCCAGCAGCAAAAACAGATAAAACTTTTTGATCCTTAGCAAGATCGGCTAGCTGTTTTGTATTTGGGCTATTTCCATAAGCTGTATTAAGAAAAAATTGTGGATTTTGAGTAATAATACTTGCATCATATTTATCCACATTCACACCAGCAACAGGGTAATAAGAGCTATTCCAGCTGTTGTTAATGATCTTGATATTTTTATCTTTGAAATAATTATACACATCAGGAGCTGTCATTGTGCTTGAACCTGTGCTACTTCCAAAACTTTGCACCCCATACATCTGTGCTTCATAAGCTACTCCATGAGGATCACTTGCTCCTGTGCGTTTTGCAAGGATAATACCAGCTACATGACTTCCATGAGTATCCACGCTAAAATCAGGTGTGTAATTTTGTCCACTTGCTAAGGTAGAATAAATTTGACCCAAAACCTGACCTTGCAAACTTGGGTGTTGATCATTAAAAGCTGAATCAATTACACCAACAACAACACCTTTTCCTGTAATGCCTTGGGTGTATGCACTCTCTGAATTAATCAACTCAGCATCATTTAAAGCAAAAAGTTTCACACTACACAATAAAAAAATAAATAAAGATATTTTTCTCATCAAAAACCTCATAAACTAAGCTTGAAAAGCTAATATCGTCCTTTGCGGAAAATGATTTATAAAACAAGGGATAAGATTATAGGATAAATTATGTAAAAAATACATTAATCAGCTCTATTTTTGCATGAAAATTTTGAAAAAATATACCATTTTTTAAGCTTTAAGAAATTATTTTTTGCTAAAATCGCTCAATCATTTTTAAATTTTAAGGATTTTTTTTGCTTGAGTTTAGCCCTTTAAAGCAAGAATTTAAAGAATATCAGTCTTATTATTTAAAGCATTTTTTAAAACAGGGTTCTTTTAGCCTTTATCATTCAAAAGAGATTGATAAACTCATTAAAAAAGCATTTCATATCCTTTTGGAAGATTTTTTTGAAGATTTTTTTGAAGATTTCTTACCTGAAAATATACCCCTTTGTATCATCGCAACAAAACAATATAGTGATTTTAAACTTTGTGCAAATGAAGCTATTAACTTACTTTTTATTTATAAGGATATCAAGGGTTTTAATGTAAAACCTATGATCAAAGCCTTGATTTCTGCTCTTAATGATCTTGATCTTGTTATACAAGCTCAAATTTGTGAACTCAACGGACTTTTAAGCAAAAATGCTCATGAACTAGATATCTTGGGGACTCGTTATTTATGTGGATCAAAATATCTTTTTAAGAATGCTAAAGAAAAATTTAAACTTATTTTGGATTCTAAAAAAAATGAATACGCTTTAAATTTATTTGAGTATTTTCAAAGTAATCATGTGCCTTTTATTAAGCAAGAATTTAGTATACAAAGGGATTTTGGCGGTCTAAATGACTATGCAAATTTAGATTCTTTACTCGCACTTTTTAAGGACAGCCCAAAAAACTACGCACTTCATTTTATCAGCGAAAAAGAACTTAGCGAGCTAAGACTTGCTATGGATTTTTTGCTTTCCTTAAAATCAGCAATGAATATCCAAAGCAAAAAAGATACTGATACCCTATTTTTAAGTGAGCTTGATGAGCTTTGCACACTTATGCAAAAAAAGGATAAAAAGAATTTGGACGCTAAGGAAAGTTTACTCAAAAAAGCTATGCAAAGCCTGCATTGTGTGGGAATTTATACTCATTTTTTAGCTCAAAAAATTAAGGAGAAAAATTACAAAACCGATTTTAAGATCATTAACGAAAATTTCACCGAAAAAAATGGTCTTTTAGCTACAAATAAAAATTTTACTTCTTTAAAATCAGCCTTAAAAGCCTTGCTAGAACTTGAGGATAAAGATTATCAAATCGATATGAGTTTAATTTTTGCACTAAAAAGAATAAAAATCAACAAGAAAAATTTAGAAGAAAGCTTGAGCGAATTTAAACAAATTTTTTATAAAAAACATAGCTTTACGATCTTAAAAGCTCTTTTAGATAGCTCTTTGCTTGAAATTTTATGCAAGCCCTTTTACGAAACAAGATTTTTGCTTGATGAAGAGCATGTTTTAAGTCGCGATGAAAATGCTCTTTTATGCTTGCAAGAATTTGAAAGAAGTTTTGATGAATTTGAGGAATTAAAGTCTTTAAACGAAGATGAACGAGCTGTTGCGAAGCTCAGTATTTTTATGAGTGCCATTGAAGAAGAAAATGAAATTTCCTTAGCAAATATTTACAGAGCCTATGCTTTAAAACTTGACATAAAAGGTGATATTTTAGAATTTGGCTTAAAACTTTTTAAAAATTTCAAACTTATGAAAGATATTATCTTAAAAGAAGATATTTATAATGAAACCATTATTTTTAACCTTATCTCAAGACTTGAAAAACCAAAGTATCTTAAAATTTTATATATACTCACCCTCATTAATGCAAGAGCTTTGCAAGATAAAAACCACTTCTTTTATAAAAGTCTTGATACACTGCTTGCAAATGCCAAGGAGGGCTTTTTAGACGAGAGCTTTTTAGATGAGAGTCAAAGAAGGGTTAAAAAAGAACAAACCCTTAAGCGAAGCAAGGTATTTTTGGAAGCAAACACGCTTTTGCAAGATAAAATCACGCACATAAAATCAAATCTTTTCTTTATAAAAAATTCCTTTGAAGATATCGTTAAAATCGCCAAAATCGCACAAGAAAATGAATTTAAATTCTGGTTTAACAACGATAAAAATCTTATTTTTGAAATGTGTGCAAACTCAAAGCTTGATTTAGAAAACATTTTACAAGCCTTAAGTCATCTAAATCTTATTTTTATGAGCTTTTTTCCACTTTTTGATGATAAATTTTATTTGAAATTTGAGTATGATAATATCATTTCAAATGAGCAAAAAGAAAGGCTTGAAAGCCTTTTAAGCTCAAATTTACAAAGCAAAACAAAAGCAAAGCTTAAAAAACCAAATATTAAAAAAGATGAGCTAAAATTTGACTTTGAGTATTCTAAAACTTATGTCAAGCTTAATCTTAATACCAAAGATGAGCAAGGTTTAATGGCGTATTTGATGAGCGTTTTTAATGAATTTGAGCTTATTTTAAGTGCGGCTAAAATCCAAACCATAAGGCAAAGAACCAGAAATACCTTTTATTTTCTAAAAACGCCAAATTTAATAGAAAATGAAGAAAAAATTTTAAAAACCCTAATAAGTGAGTAAAAAATGTGTGGAATCGTAGGCTACATAGGCAAAAAAGAAAAAAAATCCTTGATCATAAACGGACTTAAAGAGCTTGAATACAGAGGCTATGATAGTGCCGGCTTAGCCGTGCTTAAAGATGAGGAGCTAAGCTTTTTTAAGGCTGTGGGCAAGCTAAATAATCTTGCAAACAAATGCGAAAACTTTGAAAGCAATGGGCTTGGACTTGCCATAGGACACACAAGATGGGCAACGCATGGAAAGCCAAATGAGATCAACGCACACCCACATTTAGGGCAGTATTCTTGCGTGATACATAATGGAATCATTGAAAATTACAAAGAGCTTAAAGAAAAGCTTGAAAAAGAGGGCGTGAGCTTTTTAAGCCAGACTGATACTGAGGTTATCGTGGCACTTTTTGAGCATTATGCAAAAAATTTAGAGGCTTGGCAGGCTTTTGAAAAATGCGTGCATGAGCTAAGGGGTGCTTTTGCCATACTTTTAATCAGCAAAAAAGATAAGGAAAAGATTTTCTTTGCTAAAAACGCCGCACCTTTGATCGTGGGGAAAAACGCTCAAAATGAGCTTTTCTTTTCCTCAGGCGATGCACCTTTGATAGGGCACTGTGAAGATGTGATTTATCTTGAAGATCTTAGTTTTGGCTATGCAAGCAAAGATGAGCTAACAATCTATGAAAATAACAAGCTTAAAACCCCTGTTTTTACTAAACTACCTCAAGATAAAAGCTATGCTCAAAAGGACGGCTTTCGCTTTTTTATGGAAAAAGAAATTTATGAACAAAGCCGTGTTTTAAGCGAGGTTTTAATGGGGCGAGTTGAGGGAGGTGAGATCGTTTTTGATGAGCTTAAAGATGAAAATTTAAAAGAGCTTAGCGAAATCACGCTTTGTGCTTGTGGGACGAGCTATCACGCAGCCCTTGCTAGTGCTTATTTGTTTGAAAGGGTGGCTAAGGTCAAAACCAAGGTTGAAATCGCAAGCGAGTTTCGCTATAAAGACGCCTTAATCACGCCAAATTCGCTTTTCATCGTCATTTCTCAAAGTGGGGAAACTGCTGATACCCTTGAAGCTCTTAAAATCGCCAAGCAAAAAGGAGCAAAAACCTTTGCCATTTGCAATGTGGATAATTCAAGCATAGTCCGCCTTGCTCATCTTAGCATACTAACCCGTGCTGGCATTGAAAAAGGCGTGGCTTCAACTAAGGCTTTTGCTTCTCAAATGCTTACCTTGTGGGCTATTTCTTTATATATCGCTAAAGAAAAGGGCTTTGATATACATGAACATTTGCAAGCACTTTTACACACTCCAAATGTAGTTGTGGTCTCGCCTACCTTGCACGAAAGGATAAGAAGGCTTAGCAAACGCTATCTTGATGGGCATGGCTTTTTTTTCATAGGGCGAGATGTCTTTTATCCTCTTGCCTTAGAAGGAGCTTTAAAGCTTAAGGAGCTTTCTTATTTGCATGCAGAAGGTTATGCAAGCGGGGAGATGAAGCACGGACCTATAGCCCTAGCTGATAGCAAGCTTTATACCATAGCTTTGATGCCCCAGCATCTGCTTTATGAAAAGGTCAAATCAAATGTAGAAGAGCTTATCGCAAGGGATTCAACCCTGCTTTGTATATCTGCTCTTGATTTTGATCTTAGTGATGATCTTATTAAAATCAATCCGCAAAAGCACTATATGAATGAGTTTTTTGAGATGATGCTTGTTTTACAGCTCTTAGCTCTTGAAATTTCTATAAGACTTGGAAATGATGTAGATATGCCACGAAATTTAGCCAAAAGCGTAACAGTAGAATAGTTATACCAAAAGCATTGCATCCCCGTAAGAATAAAAGCGGTATTTTTCTTTGATAGCTTCTTCGTAAAGCTCAAGGGTTTTTTTCCTGCCTATAAAAGAAGCTACAAGCATGATCAAACTTGTTTTTGGAAGGTGGAAATTAGTCAGCAAATGATTTACTCTTAAGGGTTTATTAAAGGGATTTAAAAAAAGATCACACCAGCCTTTTTCAAGCTTTGTTCTTACAAAATACTCAATAGCTCTGGTTGTGGTCGTTCCCACACAAAGCATAGGCTCTTTGCTTTTTATAAGCTCTATTAGCTTTTTTTCTAGCTCATAAGCTTCTTTGTGCATAAAATGATCTTTGATATTTTCACACTCAACACCTTTAAAGGTCCCAGCTCCAACATGCAAGGTTAAGGTATAAAAATCATGATTTTTAGCTAGTTTTTTTAAAATTTTTTCATCAAAATGAAGGCTTGCCGTTGGTGCAGCCACAGCTCCTAAATTTTTAGCAAAAATGCTTTGATAATCTTTTTCATCGTCCTTTTCATCAGCTCTTTTTATGTAAGGAGGCAAGGGGATATGCCCTATTTTTTCAAGCAAGGAAAAAACTTCACTATCCTTTAAAAAAAGCTCATTTTTAATAAAACGAACCACCCTTGTGCCGTCCTCATTGAGCTTTAAAATTTTTATTTTTATCCCCTTTTCAAGATCTAAAAAATCCCCCTTTTTAACTCTGCCCTTGATTTGAACTAAAAACTCATTTTGGCTTAAATTTTTGTGAAAAAAAAGCTCACAAAGCTTGCCACTTGGCTTTTTTGCGAAAATCCTTGCTTTAATAACCTTAGTATCATTAAAAATAATGGCACAGTTTGGCAAAAAATCTTGCAAATATTTAAATTTAGTATGAATGATCTTATCCTTGCTTCTTTCGTAAATCAAAAGCCTAGTTTGTTCTTTATCTTCTAAGGGCTTTGAGGCTATAAGTTCTTTTGGCAAAAAATAATCATAATTTTTTAAAAACAAATCCTCATTCATTTGTATCTTGCTCTAAATTTTCATCATCTTCTTTTGAAGCTGGATTGACCTTTTTAGCAACAAAAATAGAAATTCCATAAAGTAAGCACAAAGGTCCTGCCATGAGAAGCTGAGAAAGCACATCAGGAGGGGTCATAAAGGCTGCAAAGATGAAAATAACCAAAATCGCTACCCTAAAATGCCTTTTTAGCATAGCATCATTTACAAGTCCGAGTTTTGCAAGGAAAAAAGTGATAATGGGAAGTTCAAAGCCAAGCCCAAAAGCTAGCATAAGCTTGATTAAAAAGTCTATGTAAGGAGCTATGGTGATATTTGGGTTTAGATTATGTGCTTGTCCAAAAACAACAAAAAAATCAAAAGCCATAGGCACAGCGATAAAATAACAAAAGCTAGCCCCTAATAAAAACATAATACTAGCACACACAACAAAGGGAACTACTAGTCTTTTTTCATTATCATAAAGTCCGGGTGCTACAAATTTCCAAAACTGCCAAAAAATCACAGGCATAGAAAGTAAAAAAGCTGTAAAAAAACTTACTTTAACAGCGTTAAAAAAGGGTTCTGTAAGCTCGATAAAATTGACTTGATTTGCACCCTGAGGCAAAACGCGTTCAAGTGGGAGGGTAAGGATTTTCGTGATATATTCATTAAAACCAAAGCACGCAAAAAACAGCACAAAAACGCAAGCCACAGAGATAAAAAGTCTTTTTCTAAGTTCGACTAGATGAGGTTTTAATTCTTCAAACATTTTGATTTTCCGTTTTATTTTGAGATGATGAATCTAAATTTGACACAAGTTTAGGCTTATCCCGGGTGTTTGAGGAAGCTAAATTTTCGGTGTTTATCTCACTTTTAGGCTCTTCTTTTTGACCTAGTTCTTTAAGGTCTTGAGCGATTTCTTCTAAGCTCGTATCAATGGCTTTTTTTTCTTTTAAGATATTTTCTTTTAGTTCATCAAATTCTTCAAAACTCAATTTTTTTCTTATGTTTTGATTGTATTCGCTCATTTCATCTTTATACTTTTTCGCCTCTTCTTTTAGTTCGCTTATACGCAACTCTTTTTCTATGCTTTCCTTTGCATCATCAACTTGTCTTTTTAATGCTCTTAAAATTTTAGCAATCTGCACGGCTGTACTTGGCAATTTTTCAGGTCCAAGCACCAAAATCGCCACAACCAAAATGACAATAATCTCGCCCATACTCATATTTTTTCCTTTTAAAGCTCTCATTTTACTAAAAAATGTTTTAAATTTAGCTTTGCAAAAAAAGCACCAGCTCATCAGCTAATAAAAAATTTTTATTAAAAAAACTCCCCCTTTTAAACTCAAGCTTTTTTTCTTCTAAAAGCAAATTTGCCCTTTGTAAGGTGCTTTCATCAAGCCTTGCTTTTTTGATGCCAACACAGCTTCTAAGCCCTAAAAATAAATGTTCTAAATTTAAATCTTGCTTGCTTAAAAGCTCCTTACTTCTAAACAAAGGCTCTTTGATATAGGCTTTTAAATTAGGCCTTGTGTAAAAGCGAGCATTTTCATAAAAACTAACCCCAGAAAGCCCACAAGCAAGATAGTTTTTACCCTGCCAATAAGCAAGATTATGCTTGCATTTAAAGCCTTTTTTGCAAAAATTGCTGATTTCATATTGCTTAAAGCCAAGTTTTTCAAGCTCTTTTATGAAAAATGAAGCTAAAAGGGGGGCATTTTTTTTAAATTTAGGCCTTTTAGCAAAGGCTGTATTTTTTTCTATACTTAAAGAATAAGCACTGACATGAGTTAAAAAATCAAGCTTTGAAAGCTCTTTAAGCTCAAATTCAAGCATTTTTTTATCATCAAGCTTGGTATCATAAATAAGATCGATATTAAGATTTTTAAATCCAGCCTTTAAGGCATTTTCAAAGGCTTTAAAAATTTGCTTTGAGCTGTGAATGCGTCCTAAAAAATGAAGCTTTTTTTCATTAAAGCTTTGAGCTCCAAAAGAAAGGCGGTTTAGCCCAAGCTCTTTCATCTTTTTAAGCCAGTTAAAACTAGCCGAGCTTGGATTTGCCTCGCTTGTAAGCTCACATTTTGAAGCTAAAAAGGGTTGTAAAAAATCAAAAATCCTTTCAAAATGCCTTGCCTTAACACAGCTTGGCGTGCCTCCTCCTATGAAAAGGGTGGTGATTTTTTCTTTTTCAAAAAGGCTTTTTTTAGAAATTAAATCCTTTAAAAGTGCGTCCATATAGGCTTTTTCATCTTTAAGCCTTAAGGAGGTAAAGGCACAGTAATGACACTTGCTCTCACAAAAGGGTATGTGTAAATATAAATGCAAGTTCTCTCCTTTTTGCCTTAAAAGTTCAAATTTTAATCAAAATTTGATTTGAAATAAGTTAAAATAGCATTCATTTTTTGGTAAACTTTGGAAAAAGACTATGGAAAAGGAAAAAAAATACAGAGCAAATGTTGCTGCAATAGTGCTTTCAAATAAATATCCTTTTGAATGTCGTATTCTTCTTGGAGAAAGAAGCGATATGAAAGGTATTTGGCAGCTTCCTCAAGGTGGTATTGATAAGGGAGAGGACGCAAAGAAAGCACTTTTTAGAGAGCTTAAAGAAGAAATAGGCACAGATGAGGTTGAGATCATCAGCTCTTATCCTGAATGGCTTTACTATGATTTTCCTGCAAATGCAAAGGCAAAGATGTATCCTTATGATGGACAAAAACAAAAATATTTTTTAGTTAGACTAAAAGATAAGGCGAAAATTGATATACATACTAAAGATGCGGAATTTAGTGCCTATGAGTTTGTAAATTTAAAAAAATTCTTTGAGGTTGTCAATCACTTCAAAAAACCCCTTTATAGTAAGGTGATTAAACATTTTCAAGAGAAAGGTTACATATAATGCTGATAGTTCAAAAATACGGCGGAACAAGTGTAGGCTCTTTAGAACGCATTGAAGAAGTTGCTAAACGCGTGATCGAGACCAAAAAAAAGGGTTGTTCGCTTGTAGTTGTCGTTTCTGCGATGAGTGGGGTTACAAATGAGTTAATTGACGAGGCACATTATTTTAGTCAATTTCCAAACCCAAAAGATATGGATTTACTTTTAAGTAGCGGAGAAAGGGTTACCTCAGCACTTTTATCAATCGCTTTAAATGATAAAGGCTATAAGGCTATGGCTTTTTCTGGAAGAAAAGCCGGTATCATCACAGACAGCGTTTTTACAAAGGCTAAAATCCAATACATTCATACAAAAAATATAGAGCAAGCCTTAAAAGAAGATATGATTGTTGTTGTAGCAGGTTTTCAAGGCATAGATGAAAATGGCGAAGTAACTACTCTTGGACGGGGAGGAAGTGATCTTAGTGCTGTTGCCTTGGCTGGAGCTTTAAAGGCTGATTTGTGTGAAATTTACACCGATGTAGACGGAGTTTATACAACTGATCCACGCATAGAACCAAAGGCAAAAAAGCTTGATAAGATCTCCTATGAAGAAATGTTAGAGCTTGCTAGTCTTGGAGCTAAAGTGCTTCAAAACCGCTCTGTAGAGCTTGCAAAAAAACTAAGCGTAAATTTGGTAACAAGAAGTAGTTTTAATCAAAACGAAGGAACAATGATAGCAAAGGAAGATGAAATAATGGAAAAAGCTTTAGTTAGTGGGATAGCCCTTGATAAAAATCAAGCAAGAGTAACTCTAAGAGATATAGAAGATAAACCGGGCATTGCGGCAGAAATTTTTTCAAGCCTAGCAGAACAAAATATCAATGTGGACATGATTATTCAAAATGTAGGTCGAGATGGAACGACAAATTTAGGTTTTACTGTGCCACAAAATGAGCTTGAACTTGCAAAAAAAAGTGTTCAAAATATCTTATCATCAAAATCTGTTATAGAAACAGATGATGAGATTGTCAAGGTTTCTATCGTTGGTGTAGGTATGAAATCGCATTCAGGTGTTGCTTCAGCTGCTTTTAGAAGCCTAGCTAATGAGGGGATTAATATAGAAATGATTTCCACAAGCGAGATTAAAATTTCTATGATAGTACACGAAAAATACGGGGAACTAGCCGTTCGTGCCTTACATAGCGTCTATGAGCTTGATAAATAATGCAAGATTTTTTACAATTTACCCTAGAAAATATAAGAGCAGGTGGCACTTTTATGTCCTGGCTTGAAAAAAGGCGTTTAGAATGGGCGCCTTTGATCGCAGCAAGACTAAGGCTTTTGATCGAGGGCAAGAGTTTTATTTTGATTTGTGATAGTGAGCGTTCATGGTATGAAGAGTATTTTTTAAAAAATATCAACGCAAAATCAAACCGCCCCTTAGTGCCTATATTTTCCCTTTCTAGCCTTTGTAATAAAAATATTCAAAGCAAAGAAGATATCCTTTTGCTTAATGATCTCTTAGATGTAGCTTTTCCTAATGGTTTTGTATATTTTTATATAGGAAGTGGTTTGGATAAAAAATCAAATATCGCTAAATCAAAAGATGATAGTCTTTTATGGGTTTTTGATGAGGAGCTTCAAAATAGCTTTTATCTCAGCTCAAAAGATGAAAATTTAGACGAAAAGCTTATTTCTATGTATAAACTTTTTGATAAAAGTTTGGAGGCTATTTTATTTTCCAAGGTTAGCATTTGAACTTTTTAAGCAAAATTTTAATCAGTAATGATTTTGAGGGCGTAAAAGAAAAAATGCTCCAAGAATTTCAAGCTAAAAATTTGCGTTTTATCCCAAAAGAGCCTAAAGATGAGTTTTTGATTGATGATGCAAGAGAGGTTCAAAAAGAAAGCTATATAGCAGAAACAGATGAAAAAATCATCATCATCATGGCAAATTCCTTTAGAGTAGAAGCTCAAAATTTCTTGCTCAAGCTCTTTGAAGAACCGCCAAAAAATATCAAATTTTTACTCGTAGCTCCTTCAAAAAATTTACTTTTACCCACAGTAAGATCAAGATTTATCTGCGAGGTGCAAAAGCTAAAAAAAGAAGAAAAAAAGCTTGATCTTAACATTCAAAATTTAGATCTAAAAGAAATCTTAAATTTTCTCAAAAATAATGAAAATTTAGATAAACTTGACCTCATGCAAACCATTTCTACTTTAAGCACAGAGGCGATAAAAGAGCTAAATTTAAGCGAAAAAGAGCTTGAACTTTTTTTTAATGCCTATGAGTTAGCAAGACTTAACTCAAAGCCCAGTGTTTTACTCAGCACTCTTTTGCTATCCTTATATGAAGGAAAAAAATGAAAATTTATAAGATCAATGAAAATACCGATTTTAACATTATTTGCAAGCTTATAAGCCCTGAGAAAATGGGTGCAATAATTATGAGTAAAAAGGCTAGGCTTCATTTTTTTTATATCAAAGGGCTTTCAAACACAGCCTTAAACATACTAAAACAAGACGCACTAAGTCTTGGAGCTGAGCTTATAACGCACAAGGAGGTCATCACTCACAAGGCTCAAAATAGCCCCTCCTTACTCATAGCAAATGAAAATCAGCTTTCAAAGCTCATAGAAAAGGAAAAAAAACAAGGCTTTAAGCTAAAAGACTTGGCTAAATTTTTACAAAAGAGCTTTAAAAAGCCCAAAGTTGCAAAGCTTATGGGTGTTTTAAATATCAACAATGACAGCTTTAATCCAAGCAGCAGGGTTAGCGAGGCTGATTTTATCCAAAAACTTGAGGCTATGCTCGAGTTAAAGCCTGATTATATAGACCTTGGAGCAGTTTCATCGCGTCCTGGTAGCTCTTATGTAGGAAGCAAGGAAGAACAAGATAGGCTAAAAGGCATTTTTAAGCTCATTTCTAAGCATGATTATACTAAATTTGCTAAATTTAGCCTTGATAGCTTTGATGAGCTTAGTCTTAAAAGAGCCTTAGATCTTGGTTTTAAGATGATAAATGATATCACAGGGCTTAAAAATGAGAATTTAGCCAAATTAGCCAAAGAATATGAGTGCGAATACTGCCTTATGCACATGCAAAATGAGCCCTCAAATATGCAAATAAATCCTAAATATGATGATTTGCTAGGAGAAATTGAGGATTTTTTTGCCCAAAAGCTTGAAATTCTTAAAAGCTACGGGGTTGAAAAAGTGGTGCTTGATGTGGGAATTGGCTTTGGTAAAAGTGCTGAACATAATTTAATTTTAATCAAGCATTTAGAGCATTTTTTGCAGTTTGAAAAGCCCTTGCTTGTGGGAGCAAGTAGAAAAAGCTTGATAAATGAGTATTTTAAAAGCGAGGTTCAAAACCGCCTAGCTGGCACTCTTTTTTTACATTTAAAAGCCTTTGAAAATGGGGCGAGCATTTTAAGGGTGCATGATTTATACGAACATAAACAAATTTTAGCCCTGCACGAGGCTATGGATAAGATTTTTATTTAAGGGAGGATAAATGCAATTAGAACTAAAAGATATGGGAGCTATTAAAG is a window of Campylobacter sp. MIT 99-7217 DNA encoding:
- a CDS encoding RNA pyrophosphohydrolase, which codes for MEKEKKYRANVAAIVLSNKYPFECRILLGERSDMKGIWQLPQGGIDKGEDAKKALFRELKEEIGTDEVEIISSYPEWLYYDFPANAKAKMYPYDGQKQKYFLVRLKDKAKIDIHTKDAEFSAYEFVNLKKFFEVVNHFKKPLYSKVIKHFQEKGYI
- a CDS encoding aspartate kinase, with product MLIVQKYGGTSVGSLERIEEVAKRVIETKKKGCSLVVVVSAMSGVTNELIDEAHYFSQFPNPKDMDLLLSSGERVTSALLSIALNDKGYKAMAFSGRKAGIITDSVFTKAKIQYIHTKNIEQALKEDMIVVVAGFQGIDENGEVTTLGRGGSDLSAVALAGALKADLCEIYTDVDGVYTTDPRIEPKAKKLDKISYEEMLELASLGAKVLQNRSVELAKKLSVNLVTRSSFNQNEGTMIAKEDEIMEKALVSGIALDKNQARVTLRDIEDKPGIAAEIFSSLAEQNINVDMIIQNVGRDGTTNLGFTVPQNELELAKKSVQNILSSKSVIETDDEIVKVSIVGVGMKSHSGVASAAFRSLANEGINIEMISTSEIKISMIVHEKYGELAVRALHSVYELDK
- a CDS encoding HobA family DNA replication regulator, encoding MQDFLQFTLENIRAGGTFMSWLEKRRLEWAPLIAARLRLLIEGKSFILICDSERSWYEEYFLKNINAKSNRPLVPIFSLSSLCNKNIQSKEDILLLNDLLDVAFPNGFVYFYIGSGLDKKSNIAKSKDDSLLWVFDEELQNSFYLSSKDENLDEKLISMYKLFDKSLEAILFSKVSI
- a CDS encoding DNA polymerase III subunit delta'; translation: MLQEFQAKNLRFIPKEPKDEFLIDDAREVQKESYIAETDEKIIIIMANSFRVEAQNFLLKLFEEPPKNIKFLLVAPSKNLLLPTVRSRFICEVQKLKKEEKKLDLNIQNLDLKEILNFLKNNENLDKLDLMQTISTLSTEAIKELNLSEKELELFFNAYELARLNSKPSVLLSTLLLSLYEGKK
- the folP gene encoding dihydropteroate synthase yields the protein MKIYKINENTDFNIICKLISPEKMGAIIMSKKARLHFFYIKGLSNTALNILKQDALSLGAELITHKEVITHKAQNSPSLLIANENQLSKLIEKEKKQGFKLKDLAKFLQKSFKKPKVAKLMGVLNINNDSFNPSSRVSEADFIQKLEAMLELKPDYIDLGAVSSRPGSSYVGSKEEQDRLKGIFKLISKHDYTKFAKFSLDSFDELSLKRALDLGFKMINDITGLKNENLAKLAKEYECEYCLMHMQNEPSNMQINPKYDDLLGEIEDFFAQKLEILKSYGVEKVVLDVGIGFGKSAEHNLILIKHLEHFLQFEKPLLVGASRKSLINEYFKSEVQNRLAGTLFLHLKAFENGASILRVHDLYEHKQILALHEAMDKIFI